Proteins from one Bos taurus isolate L1 Dominette 01449 registration number 42190680 breed Hereford chromosome 7, ARS-UCD2.0, whole genome shotgun sequence genomic window:
- the OR2L2 gene encoding olfactory receptor family 2 subfamily L member 2 yields the protein MENYNQTSTYFTLLGLFPSSRIGLFLFILIVLIFLMALFGNLSMFLVIFLDTHLQKPMYFLLSQLSLVDLTYISNIVPKMACDFLFGNKSISFIACGIQSFFFLTLAGAEGLLLASMAYDRYVAICFPLHYPIKISRRVCVLMIIGSWLLGSINSCAHTIYALHIPYCRSKAINHFFCDVPAMLTLACMDTWVYEYTVFVSTTIFLLLPFTCIVFSYGRVLLAVYRMHSAEGKKKAYSTCSTHLTVVTFYSAPFAYTYLRPKSLRSPTEDKVLAVFYTILTPTLNPVIYSMRNKEVMGALRRAIQRICSVRM from the coding sequence ATGGAAAATTATAATCAAACATCAACTTATTTCACTTTATTGGGATTGTTCCCATCTTCAAGAATTggcctatttctttttattctcattgTTCTCATTTTTCTAATGGCTCTATTTGGTAACCTCTCCATGTTCCTTGTCATCTTTCTCGACACCCATCTTCAGAAACCCATGTATTTTCTACTCAGTCAGCTCTCCCTCGTGGACCTGACCTACATTTCCAACATTGTACCCAAAATGGCCTGTGATTTTCTATTTGGAAACAAGTCTATCTCCTTCATTGCATGTGGGATACAGAGCTTCTTTTTCTTGACTTTAGCAGGTGCAGAAGGATTGCTCTTGGCTTCTATGGCTTATGATCGTTATGTGGCCATTTGCTTTCCTCTCCACTATCCCATCAAAATCAGTAGAAGAGTATGTGTGCTTATGATAATAGGATCTTGGCTCCTGGGCTCAATCAACTCCTGTGCCCACACCATATATGCCCTCCATATCCCTTATTGCCGATCCAAGGCCATCAATCATTTCTTCTGTGATGTTCCAGCCATGTTGACTTTGGCCTGCATGGACACCTGGGTCTATGAGTACACAGTATTTGTGAGCACCACCATCTTTCTTTTGTTGCCTTTCACTTGTATTGTATTTTCTTATGGCCGTGTTCTCCTTGCTGTGTATCGAATGCACTCAGCAGAAGGGAAGAAGAAGGCCTATTCAACATGTAGCACCCATCTCACTGTGGTAACTTTCTACTCTGCACCATTTGCTTACACTTATCTCCGTCCAAAATCTCTGCGTAGTCCAACAGAGGACAAGGTTCTTGCTGTCTTCTACACCATCCTTACCCCAACGCTCAACCCTGTTATCTATAGCATGAGAAACAAGGAGGTGATGGGGGCCTTGAGAAGAGCAATTCAGAGAATCTGTTCTGTGAGAATgtaa
- the MSANTD5 gene encoding putative uncharacterized protein MSANTD5, protein MEKVTIQTEITSHLQDVETVKETQGAEVPSDQGVKAWSDHEIRSFLEEWELLEGEALKKDFHVASKIIAKHLKQRGIIKSKRKCLQMLINMHDLYWTIHEVNQKPRSEPLPCPYGGTLHRIFGHRLEIKDFSGAEVVALPPPVYQHPACAIPDHFEELSWTPPQMIYIEDPHSDAVNVYLGIQRGQELIVETLEGMWNLKQAYM, encoded by the exons ATGGAG aaaGTCACAATTCAGACCGAAATTACTAGCCACCTCCAGGATGTAGAGACAGTAAAAGAAACTCAGGGAGCAGAAGTGCCCTCAG ACCAGGGTGTCAAAGCTTGGAGCGACCATGAAATCAGGAGTTTCTTAGAAGAATGGGAACTCCTTGAAGGTGAAGCATTAAAGAAGGATTTTCATGTAGCATCAAAAATAATTGCCAAGCATCTCAAGCAAAGGGGCATAATTAAGAGCAAGAGAAAATGTCTCCAGATGCTCATAAACATGCACGACTTATATTGGACCATTCATGAAGTCAACCAGAAACCAAGAAGTGAACCTTTGCCATGTCCTTATGGAGGGACCCTCCACAGGATCTTCGGACATAGGTTGGAGATAAAGGACTTTTCAG GTGCAGAAGTGGTTGCCCTCCCACCACCTGTGTACCAGCATCCTGCCTGTGCCATCCCTGATCACTTTGAGGAGCTGTCGTGGACTCCCCCACAAATGATCTACATAGAAGATCCCCAT agtgATGCTGTCAATGTTTATTTGGGGATACAAAGAGGACAAG AACTTATTGTGGAAACACTTGAAGGAATGTGGAATCTCAAGCAGGCCTACATGTGA